The genomic stretch GTGATTGGTCGGCGGGAAGGAAATGTGTAAGTCCGGGTACACCTCGGGTGTTGGGTGTAGAGGGAAGGACGGGCCTCGGAAGAGACGGGTGGATTTCCCGACTCTGCCACACAAAAAAACCAAGAGCCCAAGACGGgccgttttttttttgccctCCGACGAAATCCTACTCGGATGGAGTCTGACCGCCGAGGGCCCGCGAAACGAGAGAAAAatcctgctgttgctgcctcGGCAGAACAGTCAAGCTCTTTGACCACGTTGCGTCACAAAATGATGGCGGTGACGATGAGATGTGAGTCAAAATCAGGAAGGCTGTTATCCAAGGTTAGCGGGCTGTTCCGGCTTGTGTCGGGTAGCGCACTTTGATAAGGAAAACAAAAGACTTACCGGTTAAAGGAGGTTGCAATGGGACCGTTGACACCCAATACCCCATtacccaccacccacgcCTCGGCACTGGGTTGGTAAGGCAAAATGCCTTGCAGTGAAAGCGACCTCTCTTCACTCGGAGATGGGAGTCATGGCAGTGAGCTTGCTGGACTTGCTCTTCTTGGTGGCGCTAGCCCTGCGCTTGGCCtgctgcttcctcttctccttctcggcgaggacgaggcgcATCACCTCGCGCTGGTAGGCCGCCCTCTCACGTTGCATCTCGAGGAGCTCGGTTTCGGTGGGGTACTGAGCGGGTGGTGACTGGATGGGAGAAGCACTGCCGTTGCTGGAAGAGTCGTCCTCGTACATGTCGCTGGCGCCAAGGAGGTCGTCGTCCGAGATGTATGACGAAACACGTCCCTCATAAGAATCCTGCTCGCAGAAAGACTCCCGGCGCGGCCATGATGGGAAGGCGCAGGTCGCGTCGAGTCCTCTGGTGGAAAATGGGCTGGCAGCGATATCCATGGGAGAGGCCATGGTG from Podospora pseudopauciseta strain CBS 411.78 chromosome 3, whole genome shotgun sequence encodes the following:
- a CDS encoding hypothetical protein (EggNog:ENOG503P8AX) gives rise to the protein MYGSYGSTSSTSSSYSHSYSPYGSYHTMASPMDIAASPFSTRGLDATCAFPSWPRRESFCEQDSYEGRVSSYISDDDLLGASDMYEDDSSSNGSASPIQSPPAQYPTETELLEMQRERAAYQREVMRLVLAEKEKRKQQAKRRASATKKSKSSKLTAMTPISDAEAWVVGNGVLGVNGPIATSFNRLPDFDSHLIVTAIIL